The Streptomyces europaeiscabiei genome window below encodes:
- a CDS encoding response regulator, protein MSMRCLIVDDSAPFLEAARTLLERDGIRVVGVAFTGAEALSRAAELAPDLVLLDIDLDGESGLELAPRLARTAAPVIILTSTHPLDDIRELVAASPARGFLHKSKLSGQALRDLLRPDHGSSVH, encoded by the coding sequence ATGTCCATGCGCTGTCTCATCGTCGATGACAGTGCACCGTTCCTGGAGGCTGCCCGTACGCTGCTGGAGCGCGACGGGATCCGCGTCGTCGGCGTGGCCTTCACGGGCGCGGAGGCGCTGTCACGGGCCGCGGAACTGGCCCCGGATCTCGTCCTTCTGGACATCGACCTCGACGGCGAGAGCGGCCTGGAGCTCGCGCCGAGGCTCGCGCGCACCGCCGCGCCCGTCATCATCCTCACCTCCACGCACCCGCTGGACGACATCCGAGAACTCGTCGCCGCCAGTCCCGCCAGGGGATTTCTGCACAAGTCGAAGCTCTCGGGGCAGGCGCTGCGGGACCTGCTGAGGCCTGATCACGGGTCCTCGGTGCATTGA
- a CDS encoding carbohydrate kinase family protein: MIVVAGEALIDLVPQGVGALVDLRPARGGGPYNTAVALGRLGSPTAFCSRVSYDAYGEALLSGLSDADVDVTSVQRGPEPTTLALASIGEGGSARYSFYVEGSADRLFEVPARLPVGTRAVSFGTCSLVLEPGASAYEKLLHATAAQGVFTALDPNIRPGLIPDADAYRARFTSWLPSVSLLKLSEEDAEWLGGTPRLWLGSGPSAVVVTRGGNGLTVHTRAGSEHSVPGEKIDVVDTIGAGDTVNAALLHGLSTRAALSDTALAALGADDWTRLLRFAARAAAITCSRAGAEPPYAAEVGEA; this comes from the coding sequence GTGATCGTCGTCGCCGGTGAAGCCCTGATCGACCTGGTCCCGCAGGGTGTGGGCGCACTCGTGGATCTGAGGCCGGCGCGCGGCGGCGGCCCCTACAACACGGCCGTGGCACTCGGCCGTCTCGGCTCCCCCACCGCCTTCTGTTCGCGGGTGTCGTACGACGCCTACGGCGAGGCCCTGCTCAGCGGCCTGAGTGACGCGGACGTGGACGTGACGTCCGTGCAGCGCGGCCCCGAGCCGACGACCCTCGCCCTGGCCTCGATCGGCGAGGGCGGCTCCGCCCGGTACTCCTTCTACGTCGAGGGCAGCGCCGACCGCCTGTTCGAGGTCCCGGCCCGGCTCCCCGTCGGCACCCGGGCCGTCTCCTTCGGCACCTGCTCACTCGTCCTGGAACCCGGCGCCAGTGCGTACGAGAAGTTGCTGCACGCCACCGCCGCCCAGGGCGTGTTCACCGCCCTCGACCCCAACATCCGGCCGGGGCTGATCCCGGACGCGGACGCCTACCGGGCCCGCTTCACGAGCTGGCTGCCCTCGGTGTCGTTGCTCAAGCTCTCCGAGGAGGACGCGGAGTGGCTGGGTGGCACTCCACGCCTGTGGCTGGGCTCCGGCCCCTCCGCCGTCGTCGTCACCCGCGGCGGCAACGGACTGACCGTCCACACCCGCGCCGGATCCGAGCACTCCGTACCGGGCGAGAAGATCGACGTCGTCGACACCATCGGCGCCGGTGACACGGTCAACGCGGCCCTCCTCCACGGCCTGTCGACCCGGGCCGCCCTCTCCGACACGGCCCTCGCCGCCCTGGGCGCCGACGACTGGACCCGCTTGCTCCGCTTCGCCGCCCGCGCGGCGGCGATCACCTGCTCCCGGGCGGGCGCGGAGCCGCCCTACGC